The sequence below is a genomic window from Lolium perenne isolate Kyuss_39 chromosome 4, Kyuss_2.0, whole genome shotgun sequence.
TCAATCCATACAACTCCATTGACCTTTTGAGGTCCAAAGCATCAACAATCTTGCCTTCTTTACACAGACCATGCATTAGGGTAGTGAAAGTAGCAATGGTTGGCACCAATCCTGCACGTATTATGCTACAGAAAACTATGATACCCTCTTCAACCTTTCCACATTTACTAAGACCTCTAACAATTGAGCTTTCAGCAACTTCAGCTGGCACAACACCAAGAGCTGCCATTTCCTCTTTAAGCCTGAATGCTCCATTGATGTCCCCAATCCTGCATTTTGCATTGATTAAGGCAATATAGTGTGTATGCTTTGGTTCAAGCCCACTTTCAACCATGTCACGTAAAACATCACAACTCTGCTGCAACCAGTTTTTCCTGATTAATCCATTTATCATGGCACTGTATGCTCTGCTGCTAGGTGACATATATAACCGCTTCATACAGTTGAAAAGCTGTAAAGCATTAGGCATCCTAGATTTTTCACTACATGCAGCTATGAGTAAGTCAAAATCTAACTTATCAGGATAAATGCCTTCTAAGACCATCTTTTCCAAGAACTTGACTGCAATTTCAATCATTCCCTGTTTGGTAAGTCCAAGCATAAGCAAACGATATGTCACATTGTTTGGCCTAATCCCTTTCCTTACCATATCTTTGTAGAGATAAATAGATCTTGATAAATGTCCCTTCTTGATGTGCCCATGCATAAGAATATTATAACTAGCCGGGTTTGGAGAAACCTCATTACGATGCATATCAAAAATCATCATATCTACTTTATGTATCATTCCTGCCTTTAGGTACCCATTTATCATTGAGTTGTAGGCAATACAATCAGCATACATGCCTTCCTTGCATATGATCTCCTGGAACAGGTAAGAAGCAACCTTAAGTTGGCCTTCCTTGATCAAACCATTCAACAAACATGTATATGTAACAATATCTGGGACAAACCCTTTCTGCAACATCATCTGCAACAAGATGACCGCGGGTACAATTTTACCTTTTCTGCAAAAACCACTAAGAAGAATCGTGTAGGTATGGATGTCAGGTAGAAAGTTACTTGTAACCATTTTCTCACATAAATCCAGAGCTTCATCTAGTGTCCCATCTTTGCAGATCCCTAGAAGTAATGCATTAAAGGTTTTCTGATCAATGGCAGAAGGTATGTCAACAAGGCAGGCCATGAACTCCTTTGCTTGTACCAAGTGGCCTCCCTTGCATAATCCTCTAAGCAAATTCCTATATGTGTAAACATTTGGAGAACATCCATATCTACCCATATTATCATACACTGAGAATGCCTCATGCATGTTACCTTTGGTGCAGTAGTAGTCTATTATACAGTTGAAAGCGGCGACATCAAATGATATCTGCATCCTAGACATGTATTGTTTGAATTTCTCAGCCTGTGCAATCATTCCTTTTCCATACAACGAGCATAATAACGTATTATGGATGAATGAATTGGCAGTTAGGCCCCTTCGATAGATGTCCACAAAATACTTCAGTGCTTCTCTGACATATCCAGCCTTACAACAATAGCAAACTAGAGTTGTATAAAGcacctcattaggcaaaactccaGTTTTTTGCATCCTTGGCAAAATCTCTTTTGTTTCATCCAGCTTACCCATCTTGCACATACCATTAATCAATGCTGAGTAAGTAATAACATCTGGATCAATCCCATCAACAAGCATGCACTTCAATATTTGTTTGGCCTTAGAAACCACTCCTAGCTGACAGAAACCATCAATCAGAATAGTATACATAGTCCTATTGATTGTTGTACCTCTTGCTTTCAGAACTTCAATAAGATTCATTGCATGTCCCAGCATGGAAGCTTTGCAATAACCATTCAGCATGGCACTGTAAGTTAATTCACTTGGTTTTACACCAGCAACTTGCATTTCACATAGAACTCTTAAAGCTTCATCAGTGGTCCCATTTCGGCAATACCCATCAATCAAGGTAGTGTAAGTAGCTAGACTTGGTTTCAGGCTCTGTTTCAGCATTTCGTTGAAGATATAGATAGCAAGTTTCATCTTACCTTCATCAAAGAAACCTTTGATCAAAGTATTATATGTACATTCATCAGGTGATAAGTTATCTTCCCTCATTCTTTTGAGCAAAAGGTAGGCACGTGCACTCCTCTTCATTCTACATAACTTATCTATCATGATGTTGTAAGTATATACATCTGGCTCTACACAATTCTTCTCCATATCTTCGAAGACACACATGGCAGCCTTGAACCTTCCCTTCTTAACATACCAGTAAAGTATTGTATTATAAGTAACCACATTTGCTAAGGAGCAACTCTTGATATTTTGTAGCATAAGATTAGCACTTTTAAGGTTACCCTCAAGGCACAGAGAATTCAGCACAATATTGCAAGTAATGACATCCAAAGGGAACTTCCTGGCCAGACTTTCTTTTAAGAAGAGCCAAACATGTTTTGATTCCCCAACTTCCACAAGAGCATTAAGGATAGCATTGCAAGAACGAGCTGAAGCCTTAAATCCGCATGCATCCATCAATAAAATCACCTTACTTGCATCAACAACTTTCTTTTCCTTCAGATATGCGTTGATAAGAAGGTCAAAAACCATGGGACTGGAATCACAACGCGAGATGGTTCGCAAAAGAGCGCTCAATATAGCACTGCAAGAGAAGCCTCCTACAGCAAGATGCTTCAACACTGATATTGCTTGTGGATGCATTTGAGCTTGGATGAGGATATGAGCAGTCATGCAGTAAATATGGGTAATTCGCTCTAAGCCTGATTGTTGCACAATAGAACCCAGTATCTTCAAGGCTAGTTTTCCATGAACCCTGTCAAGCTTCCCAAATTTGTACGCCATGTGATTCAAGGTCTCCCAGTGATGCATAGTTAGGACACTGATAATGCTACTCTCAACTCCGTGAGCTGAAAGAGATAGCCAAAATCAATAGAGCGGAATCGATGCAACATCGAAAGGGCCAAAACTACAGAGGTGTCAAATACCACTAGACTACTAGTATTGCACATGAGAAGCAACCAACAACAGTCAAACAGGTTAAAAATGCACCTAACAGGCATTTCCACAAGCATGTTCAGTGCGCTCCACTAATCAGGTTCACTCTTATTGGTTCGCACCGCAGTTAATTGGATTGCTTGAGAAGGTTTTACCTGTGGTGGTGGCGCCAATCCTGGTGTGCGCAGTCTGCCTGGAGCGGGAGGGGAGCCGGGAGGAGTAGAGCGCGTGGGTGGCCGCCATCTTGGAGTCGAGGATCCTGCGGCGGTAGGACGAGGACGCCAGAGACGACGACATGGTTAAGTGCTCGGTAGGCGCGCGGGGCGGCGCGCAACGCTGAGGAGGAGCAGCTAGCTAGGCGGCGTAGCCGGTGTGG
It includes:
- the LOC139829658 gene encoding uncharacterized protein — encoded protein: MSSSLASSSYRRRILDSKMAATHALYSSRLPSRSRQTAHTRIGATTTAHGVESSIISVLTMHHWETLNHMAYKFGKLDRVHGKLALKILGSIVQQSGLERITHIYCMTAHILIQAQMHPQAISVLKHLAVGGFSCSAILSALLRTISRCDSSPMVFDLLINAYLKEKKVVDASKVILLMDACGFKASARSCNAILNALVEVGESKHVWLFLKESLARKFPLDVITCNIVLNSLCLEGNLKSANLMLQNIKSCSLANVVTYNTILYWYVKKGRFKAAMCVFEDMEKNCVEPDVYTYNIMIDKLCRMKRSARAYLLLKRMREDNLSPDECTYNTLIKGFFDEGKMKLAIYIFNEMLKQSLKPSLATYTTLIDGYCRNGTTDEALRVLCEMQVAGVKPSELTYSAMLNGYCKASMLGHAMNLIEVLKARGTTINRTMYTILIDGFCQLGVVSKAKQILKCMLVDGIDPDVITYSALINGMCKMGKLDETKEILPRMQKTGVLPNEVLYTTLVCYCCKAGYVREALKYFVDIYRRGLTANSFIHNTLLCSLYGKGMIAQAEKFKQYMSRMQISFDVAAFNCIIDYYCTKGNMHEAFSVYDNMGRYGCSPNVYTYRNLLRGLCKGGHLVQAKEFMACLVDIPSAIDQKTFNALLLGICKDGTLDEALDLCEKMVTSNFLPDIHTYTILLSGFCRKGKIVPAVILLQMMLQKGFVPDIVTYTCLLNGLIKEGQLKVASYLFQEIICKEGMYADCIAYNSMINGYLKAGMIHKVDMMIFDMHRNEVSPNPASYNILMHGHIKKGHLSRSIYLYKDMVRKGIRPNNVTYRLLMLGLTKQGMIEIAVKFLEKMVLEGIYPDKLDFDLLIAACSEKSRMPNALQLFNCMKRLYMSPSSRAYSAMINGLIRKNWLQQSCDVLRDMVESGLEPKHTHYIALINAKCRIGDINGAFRLKEEMAALGVVPAEVAESSIVRGLSKCGKVEEGIIVFCSIIRAGLVPTIATFTTLMHGLCKEGKIVDALDLKRSMELYGLKIDVVTYNVLITGLCKNQCVSDALDLYEEMKSKQLQPNLTTYTTIAGAIYASGRILEGEKLLNDIEDRGFVPSYKDQSPEWRLKNAVRKLNMIRNCRKAITSEDDVEPLHADHESMPAKD